Proteins found in one Triticum aestivum cultivar Chinese Spring chromosome 4D, IWGSC CS RefSeq v2.1, whole genome shotgun sequence genomic segment:
- the LOC123096747 gene encoding scarecrow-like protein 9 encodes MHSPSSGISKFKGVDDVRSLLLLANGEFSTDIFSTAFLKGMEEAKKFLPTNSELTATGEQDQPKEKSSRGRKDWSDEVEADFSRTDRLVEAGACEVFDLNQMCSSMDNETGNSNKKGRKSKARVIDLHTLLIHCAKAVMDDRRRAGELLKEIQQHASPTGDATQRLAYWFAEGLEARLTGTGSQVYGTLTAKGTSAVAHSEAYQEFISACCFRNVSFLFANSAIFNAAVGRSRLHIVDYGFRYGFQWSELLRRLAARDGGPPEVRITHIDLPQPGFHPEKHMEEIGYRLTGIARELGVSFKYRAILAQWQTVSIEDLDLDLEPDEVLAVNDLYNFRTLMDESVVIGSPNPRDTVLGNISKMKPDVFVQSTVNGSYGTFFLSRFREALFFYSALFDMLDATMPRENKLRLALERNIFGWVVLNAIAYEGTDRVERCETYKHWQVRNQRAGLRQLPLDRETVKMARDMVKNKYHKDFLIDEDHHWLLQGWKGRILLAHSTWEADGASSHC; translated from the coding sequence ATGCACTCTCCCAGCTCGGGCATCTCGAAGTTCAAGGGTGTTGATGATGTCCGCAGCTTGCTGTTGCTCGCCAATGGAGAGTTCAGCACTGACATCTTTAGCACTGCTTTCCTCAAGGGCATGGAAGAGGCGAAGAAGTTCTTGCCCACAAACAGTGAGCTGACGGCCACCGGTGAGCAGGACCAACCGAAGGAGAAAAGCAGCAGGGGCCGCAAGGACTGGAGCGACGAGGTGGAGGCTGATTTCAGTAGGACGGACAGATTGGTCGAAGCTGGTGCCTGCGAGGTGTTCGACTTGAATCAAATGTGCAGTTCCATGGACAATGAGACTGGGAACAGTAACAAGAAGGGGAGAAAGAGCAAGGCACGGGTGATTGACCTGCACACGCTGCTGATCCACTGTGCCAAGGCGGTGATGGATGACCGCCGGAGGGCAGGTGAGTTGCTcaaggagatccagcagcatgCCTCACCCACTGGTGACGCCACACAGCGGCTTGCCTACTGGTTCGCTGAGGGGCTGGAGGCACGGCTCACTGGCACAGGCAGCCAAGTGTATGGGACGCTTACGGCTAAGGGCACCTCTGCTGTGGCACACTCAGAGGCTTACCAAGAATTCATTTCAGCGTGCTGCTTCAGGAATGTATCCTTCTTGTTCGCCAACAGTGCCATCTTCAATGCGGCAGTGGGGAGGAGCAGGTTGCACATTGTTGATTATGGCTTTCGTTATGGATTCCAGTGGTCAGAACTGCTGCGCAGGCTGGCAGCAAGGGATGGTGGCCCGCCAGAGGTCAGGATCACGCACATTGACCTCCCACAGCCTGGATTCCACCCAGAAAAACATATGGAGGAGATCGGTTATCGGCTGACTGGCATTGCCCGGGAGCTTGGTGTGTCGTTCAAGTACCGTGCCATCTTGGCGCAGTGGCAGACCGTTTCCATCGAGGACCTGGACCTGGACCTGGAACCTGATGAGGTGCTTGCTGTGAATGACCTGTACAATTTCAGGACCTTAATGGATGAGAGTGTCGTCATAGGCAGCCCGAACCCCAGGGATACTGTCCTCGGCAACATCAGCAAGATGAAACCGGACGTGTTTGTCCAAAGCACCGTGAATGGTTCCTATGGCACCTTCTTCTTGTCACGGTTCCGCGAGGCCCTCTTCTTTTACTCTGCACTGTTTGACATGCTTGATGCAACCATGCCAAGGGAGAACAAACTGCGGCTGGCGCTGGAGCGCAACATCTTTGGGTGGGTTGTCCTGAATGCCATTGCATATGAGGGAACGGACCGGGTGGAGCGTTGTGAGACCTATAAGCATTGGCAAGTCAGAAACCAACGTGCAGGCCTGAGGCAGCTGCCACTGGACAGAGAAACTGTTAAGATGGCTAGGGACATGGTAAAGAACAAATACCACAAGGACTTTCTCATCGACGAGGACCACCACTGGCTGCTGCAAGGGTGGAAGGGCCGCATCCTCTTGGCTCACTCAACATGGGAGGCAGACGGTGCTAGCTCCCACTGTTAA